ACCCTAGAATACAGTGGCGGCCTTAATGGAAAAGGATTTGTCTTTAACAATCCCAACGCTCAGCGCACATGTGGCTGTGGAGAGAGCTTCAGTTTATAATAAAGTTTTAGGATTGTCACGCTTTCGCGAAAGCGGAAACAAAAACTAAGAAAAGAAATGTCAAAATATACAGAAGAAGAATTACAGAAAGAACTGGAGACTAAAGAATATGAGTATGGTTTCTATACTGATATCGAGTCAGACACGATCCCAGTGGGGTTGAGCGAAGACGTCATCAGGGCAATATCTGCAAAAAAAGATGAGCCAGAGTGGATGCTGGAATGGCGACTTGAATCCTACAGGCACTTTGTTTCCATGCACGAGCCAGAATGGGCAAACGTGCATTATGAAAAGCCAGATCTTCAGTCCATATCTTACTATTCTGCTCCAAATAAAAAACCGAAATACGACAGTCTAGATGAAGTTGATCCAGAATTATTGGAAACCTTTAACAAGCTGGGTATCTCACTAGACGAGCAAAAGAAACTTGCCGGAGTAGCTGTTGATATCGTGATGGATTCTGTTTCTGTAGCGACAACATTTAAGGAAACGCTCGCTGAGAAGGGGATCATCTTTTGCCCCATTTCTGAAGCCATTCAAAAGCATCAAGAGCTGGTTAAGAAATATCTGGGAACGGTAATTCCACAACGGGATAATTATTATGCAGCGTTGAACAGTGCCGTTTTTTCAGACGGTTCTTTTTGCTATATTCCAAAAGGTGTGCGTTGCCCTATGGAACTAAGCACCTACTTCAGAATCAATCAAGCCGGTACCGGACAGTTTGAACGTACCCTAGTCATTGCAGATGAAGGTAGTTATGTGAGTTACCTTGAAGGTTGTACGGCACCCATGAGAGATGAAAATCAGCTGCACGCAGCTTGTGTGGAACTGATTGCTCTAGATGGTGCCGAGATTAAGTATTCAACGGTACAGAACTGGTATCCTGGAAACAAAGAAGGTAAAGGAGGCGTCTACAACTTTGTAACAAAAAGAGGACTTTGCGAGAAAGATGCAAAAATCTCTTGGACCCAAGTAGAAACCGGTAGTGCGGTAACATGGAAATACCCCAGTTGTGTGCTCAAGGGAGATAATTCAGTAGGTGAGTTTTATTCTATCGCTGTAACTAACAACTTTCAGCAGGCTGATACGGGAACTAAAATGGTGCACTTAGGTAAAAACACTAAGTCTACTATTATTTCTAAAGGTATAAGTGCTGGAAAGTCTCAAAACAGTTATCGTGGGCTGGTTCAAATACAACCTCGTGCTAAAAATGCACGTAATTTTTCACAGTGCGATAGTTTATTGATGGGTAACGAGTGTGGGGCGCATACGTTCCCGTACATTGAAACAAAGAACAACAGCGCCAAAGTCGAGCATGAGGCCACTACCAGTAAGATTGGTGAAGACCAGATATTTTACTGTAATCAACGTGGGATCGATACGGAGAAGGCCATTGCATTGATCGTAAATGGTTTTTCAAAGGAAGTCTTGAATAAGCTACCTATGGAATTTGCAGTGGAGGCCCAAAAGCTTCTTGAAATCAGCCTAGAGGGATCAGTAGGATAAATCACAAGTCATTATCATGAAAAAGTTATTTTCTGTTTTGCTGGTGCTATTAATACTAGCCAGTTGTAAAAACAACTCCTCAAAACAATCAGATGAAGAAATAACCGAAATTCAAGAAGTCAAAGAAATTCCAGTTCCTGAAGGTCAGCAACGCTATGAAGGAGATTTTGTTTATGCGGTAGACGCAGCTGTGCTCACGGCAAACAATAATTTCTATGCCGTGAAGATCGATTCCATGATGAAGAAACTTAACAGCATAGCTGAAGCTCTCAAGGAAAATGAATATGATGCCGTTAACGTGGTCATACACGGTATCGAAGAACCTAATCCCATGCGAGTGGAAACCGGAGAGGGTTGGGAAAAAATGATCACCATCAAAAAAATTATTGAAGTAACGCCTGCAATCAACTCGCAGGTAATCACTACAGGAAACCGTAAACTTCCTAAAAACGACACAAAGTAATTATGTTAAGGATAAAGAATCTACACGCCTCTATCGAGGACAAGGATATTTTAAAAGGTATCAATCTTGAAGTCAACCCGGGTGAGGTTCACGCGATCATGGGACCTAATGGCTCAGGAAAATCCACTCTTGCGAGTGTGATCGCAGGTCGCGAGGATTATGAAATGACACAAGGAGAGATTGTACTTGAAGGTGAGGACATCAGCGAGATGGATCCCGATGAACGTGCCCACAAAGGTGTTTTCCTTTCATTTCAATACCCGGTAGAGATTCCTGGGGTGAGCGTGACTAACTTCATGAAAACTGCCATCAATGAGACCCGCAAGGCTCAAGGCAAGGAAGAAATGACCGCAAAGGATATGCTCAAGTTGATACGCGAGAAATCTGAGATGCTTGAGATAGACCGTAAATTCTTATCACGTTCACTTAATGAGGGATTCTCTGGCGGTGAAAAGAAGCGTAACGAGATCTTTCAGATGGCCATGCTGGAACCTAAGCTTTCTATTCTGGATGAAACAGACTCAGGTCTGGATATAGACGCATTGCGTATCGTTGCAAATGGTGTTAACAAGCTTCGTAGTGAGGATAATGCGACGATTGTGATCACGCATTACCAGAGACTTTTGGACTACATTGTTCCTGATTACGTACACGTTCTCTACAATGGGAAGATCGTTAAATCTGGCGGCAAGGAGCTAGCTCTTGAGTTGGAAAAACGTGGATACGACTGGATCAAGGAAGAGGCTGCGACAGTTTAGAAAATAGGCAGTAAGGATTAAATGGAGTACGCTTTCGCGCCTGCCTGCCTGGCGAAAAATACAGGCACGACAGGCAGGAAAGCGTAACAAAAATCAACAGTATGAGTTTCAAAGAAAACGTTCTTTCCTCTTTTATGGCGCTTGAAAATCAAGTGGATACGGAAAGTTATGTACACGGTATAAGAAATAGAGCTCTGGGGGAGTTTGAGAAAAAAGGCCTTCCACAGAAGAAGGACGAAGCTTATAAATACACCTCACTGAAATCACTCTTCAATAAAGAGTACACCATGTTCCCCAAACATGAGAGCTCTCTAGAATATTCAGACATACAGAAGTATCTAGTTCATAACATTGATACCTACCGGGTGGTATTTATCGATGGAGTTTACAGCTCTTACCTTTCTCAAACTACGCACGATAAATATGATGTTTGCTTGATGTCCAGCGCATTGACAAATCCTAAGTATGCGGAGGTCATAGAAAAATATTACGACAAGATTGCTGGTAAAGATGGGGTAGCCTCCCTTAATACGGCTTTTGCTAAAGAAGGAGCTTATATCAAAATAGGCGATGACATTTCGGTACGCAAGCCTATTGAAGTGGTTTATTTCACAACTGGTAAAGAGAACAATCTCATTGTCCAGCCGCGTAATCTAGTGGTTGTGGGTAGAAATTCTCAAGTACAGATTGTTGAACGCCACCAGAGCTTAACGAGCAATGCTGTATTTACCAACTCTGTAACTGAGATTTTTGCTGATCGAGATGCCGTAGTTGATTATTACAAAATCCAGAACGACAAGCTGGAAGCTTCCTTAATAGATCATACAAGCGCTGAGCAACAACATGGAAGTGAAGTTAGGCTTCACACCTTTTCATTTGGTGGTGCGCTTACGCGAAATAACCTCAACTTCTATCAAAAAGGGCAGCATTGCAACTCTCTTTTAAATGGTGTTACTATTATTGAAGGCAAGCAGCATGTGGATCACAGTACACTTGTTCACCACACTGCAGAAAACTGCACAAGCTATCAAGAGTACAAGCAAATCTTTGATGATAAATCTGTAGGTGTATTTAATGGAAAGGTGCTTGTAGATAAAGTTGCCCAAAAAATTAATGCCTTCCAGCAAAATAATAACGTTTTAATAAGTGATAAAGCAACCATCAACGCAAAGCCGCAATTAGAAATTTTTGCTGATGATGTAAGCTGCTCGCATGGTTGTACTATAGGACAACTGGACGAGGACGCTTTATTCTACATGCAATCTCGTGGCATACCGCTTAAAGAGGCCAGAGCTTTACTCATGTTTGCATTTGCAAATAGCGTTTTGGAAAGCGTGAGAATTCCCGAAATCAAAACTAAGGTGACAAAATTGATCGCTAAGAAGTTGGGAGTGGACATTGGGTTTGACTTATAATTAATTTTATCGTTGAACAACGTTTTCATTAAGGTATTTACCTTAATTTTAATACTCATTGTATAAATATTATCATTTTTACTTGCCTATTATGGTTTTTGAACTAATATTTGACCCGTTAATCAACAATTAATATTATGAAAAAACTATTACTTACAGCAGTTATCGCGCTTTGTGGACTAGGTCTAACTAATGCGCAAGAAATTGATTTTGGAGTTCAAGCAGGTGTGAACTTTGCAACTTTTAACGGAGATGATATTGAAGATGCAGATGGTAGAACAGGAATCAACGTTGGTGTTACTGGAGAGTACATGTTCAACGATTCTTTTGCTTTATTTTCTGGTGTTATCTACTCCATGCAAGGATTACAGGCTGAAGAAAATGGGTTTGAGGAAAAAATTAAGTTGGACTATTTAAATGTTCCTATTTTAGGAAAATTCTATCTTGGAGGATCTGGTTTCTCTATTGATGCTGGTCCACAAGTGGGCTTCTTAATCAATGATGAATATACTCTTGAAGGCAACGGTGAGGAAGTTTCTGAAGAGACTGATGCTGAAAGTATAGATTTAAGCGTTGGTGGTGGTCTTTCTTACAAATTTTTGGAAGGCACTACTCTAGAAGGCCTTTCTGTAGGAGCGAGATACATGCAAGGACTATCCGGAATAGGTGAAGATGTAGACATATTTAACTCTGTTTTGTCGATCAACCTCGGATATAGATTTTAATACGAATCAAACTGATTTCAAAACGCTTGATCAAATGATCAAGCGTTTTTTTATTGTGATAATTTAAAGTACTTCCCTCAACCGCTTTACAACTCGTGATATTTTAATCGAATTGGTCACTTTCAAATAGCCTTTGACTTTCTCGTTCCCAAAAACAGAAGTCGGCAGTAAAGGAAACTTTTCTCTGTCTGCACAAATTTGATTCTCATCAGGTTGAGCATAAGGAGCAAAACCTGCGTAGGGATGTGTATTTCCCCATAACGTTATCGTAGGTACATTAAATAGTGCAGCAAGATGGCCGTTCCCGCTATCCATGGCAATCATGGCGTCGAGATTAGAAATAACATCCAGCTCTTCTTCAAAGGTAAATTTCCCAGCCATGTTAAAGACCTGAGAAGTGGTAGCCGCAACAAGGTCTAGTTTTCTCTCTTCTTGTTTTCCGCCACCTATCAAAATGATCTTCACATCAAATTCACTGGCAATACGTTGTGTAATTTTACGAGCGCGCTTGACTGTTAGAGCCTTTGTTTTATGCGCTGCAAATGGAGCAAAACCGATCCATTTAGTCGACTTCTCTCCCAGGACTTCCTTTATTTTTTGAGATAGATCCCGTCTAGATAAAAATGCATTTTTCTCTAGCTGAAATTGAAATCCAGCTTTATGGAATACCTGCAGGTAACGTTCTGTTGTATGGGCTAAAGGTTGGAAAAAATTGGGGTCTTTGACAAGTCTTTTTTTCTCTGAACGGCCCTTATCGATGGTAAATATTCTTGCTTTTTTGGTTAGACCTCGCACAACCTTAGTTCGCAAAACATTATGCAGATCTAGAAAAGTTTCTATTTCCAGCGCATTGATCTCTCGAGATAATCTTACTAATCCAGGCAAGCCCTTATGACGTCCCTTTAAATCTGCTTCTATGAGATTTACCTGTTCCAAATCTCTAAAAAGCGCAAAAAATCGCTTTTGTGTCAGTAGAAAAACCTCAATTGATGGATACGATTTATTCAGTGCCAGAAGCACAGGCACCACCATGGCTACATCTCCCATTGCGCTAAGACGGGAGACTAAAATCCTTCTAGGAACAACTGGCATTTACTCGCTACTTGCTGTTGCGCAATACTGGATTTAGCTCGTCGTCATTGTACATTTTCATCTGCTTATAGACTTTCATGTGCTTTTCACCATTTGAGATATCTTCCAGCAATTGATCGAGAGCAGAGCTCAAATCTTTACGTTGTTCCAGTAAAACCTGAAGTTTTGCATCAC
This genomic interval from Nonlabens spongiae contains the following:
- the sufB gene encoding Fe-S cluster assembly protein SufB, yielding MSKYTEEELQKELETKEYEYGFYTDIESDTIPVGLSEDVIRAISAKKDEPEWMLEWRLESYRHFVSMHEPEWANVHYEKPDLQSISYYSAPNKKPKYDSLDEVDPELLETFNKLGISLDEQKKLAGVAVDIVMDSVSVATTFKETLAEKGIIFCPISEAIQKHQELVKKYLGTVIPQRDNYYAALNSAVFSDGSFCYIPKGVRCPMELSTYFRINQAGTGQFERTLVIADEGSYVSYLEGCTAPMRDENQLHAACVELIALDGAEIKYSTVQNWYPGNKEGKGGVYNFVTKRGLCEKDAKISWTQVETGSAVTWKYPSCVLKGDNSVGEFYSIAVTNNFQQADTGTKMVHLGKNTKSTIISKGISAGKSQNSYRGLVQIQPRAKNARNFSQCDSLLMGNECGAHTFPYIETKNNSAKVEHEATTSKIGEDQIFYCNQRGIDTEKAIALIVNGFSKEVLNKLPMEFAVEAQKLLEISLEGSVG
- the sufC gene encoding Fe-S cluster assembly ATPase SufC yields the protein MLRIKNLHASIEDKDILKGINLEVNPGEVHAIMGPNGSGKSTLASVIAGREDYEMTQGEIVLEGEDISEMDPDERAHKGVFLSFQYPVEIPGVSVTNFMKTAINETRKAQGKEEMTAKDMLKLIREKSEMLEIDRKFLSRSLNEGFSGGEKKRNEIFQMAMLEPKLSILDETDSGLDIDALRIVANGVNKLRSEDNATIVITHYQRLLDYIVPDYVHVLYNGKIVKSGGKELALELEKRGYDWIKEEAATV
- the sufD gene encoding Fe-S cluster assembly protein SufD yields the protein MSFKENVLSSFMALENQVDTESYVHGIRNRALGEFEKKGLPQKKDEAYKYTSLKSLFNKEYTMFPKHESSLEYSDIQKYLVHNIDTYRVVFIDGVYSSYLSQTTHDKYDVCLMSSALTNPKYAEVIEKYYDKIAGKDGVASLNTAFAKEGAYIKIGDDISVRKPIEVVYFTTGKENNLIVQPRNLVVVGRNSQVQIVERHQSLTSNAVFTNSVTEIFADRDAVVDYYKIQNDKLEASLIDHTSAEQQHGSEVRLHTFSFGGALTRNNLNFYQKGQHCNSLLNGVTIIEGKQHVDHSTLVHHTAENCTSYQEYKQIFDDKSVGVFNGKVLVDKVAQKINAFQQNNNVLISDKATINAKPQLEIFADDVSCSHGCTIGQLDEDALFYMQSRGIPLKEARALLMFAFANSVLESVRIPEIKTKVTKLIAKKLGVDIGFDL
- a CDS encoding porin family protein — its product is MKKLLLTAVIALCGLGLTNAQEIDFGVQAGVNFATFNGDDIEDADGRTGINVGVTGEYMFNDSFALFSGVIYSMQGLQAEENGFEEKIKLDYLNVPILGKFYLGGSGFSIDAGPQVGFLINDEYTLEGNGEEVSEETDAESIDLSVGGGLSYKFLEGTTLEGLSVGARYMQGLSGIGEDVDIFNSVLSINLGYRF
- a CDS encoding glycosyltransferase family 9 protein, translated to MPVVPRRILVSRLSAMGDVAMVVPVLLALNKSYPSIEVFLLTQKRFFALFRDLEQVNLIEADLKGRHKGLPGLVRLSREINALEIETFLDLHNVLRTKVVRGLTKKARIFTIDKGRSEKKRLVKDPNFFQPLAHTTERYLQVFHKAGFQFQLEKNAFLSRRDLSQKIKEVLGEKSTKWIGFAPFAAHKTKALTVKRARKITQRIASEFDVKIILIGGGKQEERKLDLVAATTSQVFNMAGKFTFEEELDVISNLDAMIAMDSGNGHLAALFNVPTITLWGNTHPYAGFAPYAQPDENQICADREKFPLLPTSVFGNEKVKGYLKVTNSIKISRVVKRLREVL